From a region of the Pieris brassicae chromosome 13, ilPieBrab1.1, whole genome shotgun sequence genome:
- the LOC123717859 gene encoding uncharacterized protein LOC123717859: protein MKYIRKTQNQDITEKEIYKLLILLRDCDTNLQTQIILALGSVLFRNNKQREIIIKHDPLYETLSKYLNKGQQIGLTLKFISALLYIDMKEGPTRRKSLYIYGQNMIRISGCLSALRILFVSMMQRELWIALCRCLADVCRGCVLNQTFCSDLIPMCITFCRRDTFVIVFLQSLLEGHEKNNRLFHLNNGMSIFTRESMYNTQYLQLLNTVIENVTEDGNNFYPISTSTPKRDRTLSTITKIYENRKITKRPKKYKVPNKVNRSLSIKFLDVVNSSCTTIIKSIKSVFTRNTSVKQTVNEKCGSFTEYMRIRDQYLSDISKSSPDVKSCMTCNDTLLLKEKLVSDDCLKVTVKKLKHGINMFGCDFKKISKTFWPHKQCMTPAVLYNLYRKLLIK, encoded by the exons ATGAAGTACATAAGA AAAACACAAAATCAAGATATTactgaaaaagaaatatataaacttttgattttattaagagACTGCGATACAAATTTGCAAACACAAATTATCTTGGCGTTGGGATCTGTTTTATTCAGGAAT aataaACAACgcgaaataattataaaacatgatCCATTATATGAaacattatcaaaatatttaaacaaaggcCAACAAATCGGACTGACGCTTAAGTTTATATCAGCATTGCTATACATAGATATGAAGGAAGGACCGACGAGACggaaatctttatatatatatggccAGAATATGATAAGGATTAGTGGTTGTCTTTCTGCTCTGCGCATTCTCTTTGTGTCTATGATG CAACGAGAGCTGTGGATTGCATTGTGCCGTTGTCTCGCTGATGTCTGTCGTGGTTGTGTCCTGAACCAGACCTTTTGTTCGGATCTTATCCCTATG tgcaTCACGTTTTGTCGTCGTGATACATTCGTAATAGTCTTCTTACAAAGCTTGCTAGAGGGACATGAAAAAAACAATCGCTTGTTTCACCTAAACAATGGAATGTCGATATTTACAAG ggAATCGATGTATAACAcgcaatatttacaattattgaacACAGTTATAGAAAACGTAACGGAAGA tggtaataatttttatcccATATCCACGTCCACGCCCAAAAGAGATCGAACACTatcaacaataacaaaaatctaCGAAAACAGAAAGATTACTAAGCGTcctaaaaaatacaaagtacCAAATAAAGTCAATCGTTCGCTTAGCATAAAATTTCTCGACGTTGTTAATAGTTCCTGtactacaattattaaaagcataAAAAGTGTGTTCACACGAAACACCTCAGTGAAACAAACCGTAAATGAAAAATGCGGGAGTTTCACGGAATATATGAGAATTAGGGACCAATATTTGAGTGATATAAGTAAAAGTTCGCCAGATGTAAAATCTTGTATGACCTGCAATGATACACTCCTACTCAAAGAAAAATTGGTATCTGACGATTGCTTGAAAGTAACCGTAAAGAAGCTGAAACATGGCATTAACATGTTCGGCTGCGATTTTaag AAAATATCCAAAACATTTTGGCCACACAAACAATGCATGACACCGGCtgtactttataatttataccggaagctattaattaaataa